TCAGCCACCGTTTCGATGCCGTGCGCGGCTGGGTGCGGGAGATCAGCGCCATGCCGCGCGTGCGCATCGAATGGCGCGAGTGGACGCACCGGGTGCAGGGCCGGCAGCGCCTGCCGGACACGCTGTGGATCGATACGTTGGACGATGCACTGGCGATGATCGGCAAGACCGGCGATGCCGTCCGGTTCCAGGCGCTCTGGCAGCAAACTGCCGAAGCGCAACCCACACTGCTGGCATGGCTGCACAGATCACCGTTGCAGACCTTGGCGCTGGCCGAACACTGGCCACGCCTGCTGGCCGTGGTGGCCTGGGTGCAAGCCCATCCGCGCCCAGGCGTCTATCTTCGGCAAGTTGACGTGCCGGGCGTGGACAGCAAGTTCATCGAAGCGCATCGCGGCATACTGGGCCAATGGCTGGACCTGGCCTTGCCGACTGAAGCCATTGAGCCTGCTGCAACCGGGGTGGCCGGGTTTGCCCGTCGCTACGGTTTTCTGGAGAAGCCCGTTCGCATCCGCCTGCGCTTGCTCGATCCGCAACTGCCCCAGCTTCCCGGCTGCACGGGACTGACCGACATCACCCTGGATGAAGATAGCTTCGCCACGCTCGCCCTGCCTGCGCAGCGTGTCTTCATCACCGAA
This region of Alicycliphilus denitrificans K601 genomic DNA includes:
- a CDS encoding DUF3322 domain-containing protein: MTWSQPTDLRTQVERLWQRGELLRTVVGGDTLNWPLRLSLKSPSAADLSHRFDAVRGWVREISAMPRVRIEWREWTHRVQGRQRLPDTLWIDTLDDALAMIGKTGDAVRFQALWQQTAEAQPTLLAWLHRSPLQTLALAEHWPRLLAVVAWVQAHPRPGVYLRQVDVPGVDSKFIEAHRGILGQWLDLALPTEAIEPAATGVAGFARRYGFLEKPVRIRLRLLDPQLPQLPGCTGLTDITLDEDSFATLALPAQRVFITENEVNFLAFPPVSSAIVVFGAGYGWGALARANWLYRASLHYWGDIDTHGFAILDSLRKYFPLAASFLMDRSTLMAHALQWGEEPLDKRHTLPLSRLVDEEAALYDDLRNDRIRPQLRLEQERIGYRWLCAALATTVQDDSRP